agctctaCTAATCAtgatagaaaaataaagaaaatacaactgttttggttcactcctgacacaataagtaaaataaataggaaggaggacaccatccaagccctcctggcagatggccatccaggctctgctaataataatagaatcatagggctggaagggccccccaaaaggcatccagtccaaccccccatccagccaggaaggaggacaccacccaaaccctcccgacagatggccatccaagctctgcTAATTGTGATAGCATCCTGGAggtcccaaagggcatctagtccaacccccatccTGCCAGGCtgtaagacaccatccaagccctcctgacagatggccatccaagctctgctaatagtgatagaatcctagagttggaagggtcccccaaagggcatccagtccaacccccaccatgccaggcagggaaagcaccacccaagccctcttTACAGATGCCCATCCAAGCTCTGTTGATATAAGAATAGAATTCTAGagatggaaggggcccccaaacgCCATCTAGGCCAATCCCCGTCCTGCTGGGCtggaagacaccacccaagctcttccgacagatggccatccaagctttGCAAATaaggatagaatcctagagtcagaagggtcccccaaaggccatcctatCCAACCCCCATTTTGCCAGGAAGGAGAAGCACAATCAGATCACTCTCAACAGGTGGGCGTCCATCCCGcctcattaagctgtatctctgacattggagagggttggctggtgtctgctggaagagcactttggttttctcgatgttcaatgacaggccgagcttctcggatgcttctgtgaaggtgtttagagtggcttgtaggtcttcttctgaatgcgcacagacgatgttgtcatcagcatactggagttctataacagatgttgttgtaacgttggttttggctttcagtctgctgaggttaaatagataaaataaatagatgatttccactctggtttgaagcttcccatcaacaagatgaagtatcatagtaatgaagatggagaataaggttgaggcaagaacacatccctgtttgacacccaattccaccttaaatgggtcgctttgggagccattgctgtccaagactcttgccatcATGTCAATGATATCCTTGGGGTGTCCCAAGAATGCGGAGTTGGTCATGGCCTGCCCCTTTTCTTCACTCTCTCTGCAGCCAGGACGTGACGGGGGACATCTACTACTTCAACTTCGCCACCGGCCAGTCCAGCTGGGACCATCCCTGCGATGAACGCTACCGGCAGCTGGTGGCCCAAGAGCGGGAGCGGCGCCTGGACcccgggggaggagggggagggggaggcggcCTCCAGAAGAGACCCGGAAAACAGCGCAAGAAGGACAAGCGGAAGAAGAAGGGCGAGGAAATACTGCTGCTGAAGCGGGTGAGCCAGGCTGTCCTCTGTgttggcatgggccaacttctgTCATCCTCCAGGCAATTTggacatagagtcatagaatcctagagttggaatagacctcctgggccatcatccagtccaaccccattctgccaagaagcaggaataatgcattcaaagcacccctgacagatggccatccagcctctgtttaaaagcttccaaagaaggagcctccaccacactccctccggggcagagagttccactgctgaacagctcccacagtcaggaagctcttagatcatagtatcctagacttggaagagacctggtgggccatccagtccaaccccattcggccaagaagcaggacaacccattcaaagcacccccaacagatggccatccaggctctgtttaaaagcctccacagaaggagcctccaccacactccagggcagagagttccactgctgaacggctcccacagtcaggaagttcttcctcatgttcagatggaatctcttttcttgtagtttaaagccattgttttgcatcctagtcttcagggaagcagaaaacaagcttgctccctcctccctatgacttcctctcacatatttatacatggctatcatgtctcctctcagcctattcttctgcaggctaaacatgcctagctctttaagccgctcctcatagggcttgttctccagacccttgatcattttagtcgccctcctctggacaaattccagcttagagtcaatatctctcttgaattgtggtgcccagaattggacacaatattccaggtaaagtagattgttaggtgtcttgtgtccaaatttggtgtcaatttgtccagtgcagtgattctcaatctgggatccccagatgttttaggccttcaactcccagaaatcctaacagctggtcaactggctgggatttctgggagttgtaggccaaaaacatctggggaccccaggttgagaaatactggtccagtggcttttgagttctgttaatcccacaaacgaacattgcatttttatttatatagataaacattTTGTGacgactctgcatgtttgcctcctaatcTCTCAATTCATTGCAGCCACATCACAgggcacttcacgctctgctcaGTAGGGATCTGATACTCAACTTTTGTATTCTGTTAGTTTTTTGGATGCTCTCCTTTATTTTAGGGACCTTTCCTAACCCAATACACCTGTGCTTTGCCTGTTTCTCTGCCCAGGAGGTGCAGTCGGAGTCGGGTCTCCTCCCCTCGGCCTCCTTCTACCGAACGCTCTCACCGGCCTCCTCCTCGGGCAGGGCCAGCCCCGACCTCGAGCCGCAGGGCAGCCTGACCGCGAGGCAGGAGCCCTTCCTGAGGGGCCCGAAGGGGAGATCCTCTGCGGTGCCTCTGGAGCCCAGCGACCCTTTGAGGCTCCTCCCGGCCGGTGCCTCGGGCAAACTGCAGCCACTCTCGCTAGCCAAGCCCAGCCGCACACACCAGATCCTCGCAGACGTTGAGAAGATCCTGGGAAGAGCTTCGTCGTCCGCCGGCAGGCACGATGCCGGCCATCCGCCCCGCCAAGACGCCGCCACAGAGGTCCGGTGTGCGGCCGCCGGGGTCTTTTCAGACTCGGAGCTCGAAGACACCGAGAGCCCCCGTGGTGCACAGCGTCACTTCCGGACCCTGAAAGAGCCTCTCCGTGGGGCTCCAGCTGATGACCATTCCCTGGGCACGGAGTCACCCCCAAGGGGAGGCCTCTTGCTGGAGGTTGTGACTCTGGGCAAAGAGCAAGGGGACATCAGTGCTCTCGAAGGACACAGCCCTGTCGATGCCCTCTCGGGAGAGAGAGATGGGAGCCTCCGGCCTGCTGTGGCCGCGGAAGTCCCGACCGCTCGCTCTGCGGCTTCCCTCCAGCCCAGCAGCGCCCAGGACGAAGACGGGGTCTCCCACTCTCTGGGGAATGGGCTACGGCTGCTTGacggaaggaggaggaaaggactcCCAGAGCAACGGCATGCCACAGAACTCGACAGAAGTGGAGGGGAGGCCGGGGAGCAGGGGGCGGCCCCGGTTGCTGTCCCCGGACTGCGGGTGGAGGCCGAGGCTGGAGCGCAGGCCAGTCCTGAGCCCTTTCCCAGCACCAAGGTGGACTCTGGTGGCGGCAGTGTGGGCAGCAGCCTGGTGGACCACCTGGCCTCCCAGGTCCTGGGTGAGGTGGACAACTTCTCCTGGGACCTGCAGAGCTCCCACGACACCGACCGCCCTGCAGATCCCGCGGCCAAGAGGCCCTTCCTGCAAGCCCTTCATTCGCAGACCCACAGCTCCTCGGAGGACCTCTCCGAAAGCGAGTGCTTCTCCGAGGACCAGAAGTTCCACCAGCACATGCTGCACATGGTCAAGAGGTCGCGGAGGGTAAAGCACCCCTTGGCCAAACCCTTCAGCCAATCGCCTGGCGCCGCTCAGGAAGACTCTAGGGAAGCTGTGGTCTCTGGGACTGGGAGTCCAAGAGGGCCGCTCTCTGCTGCGAAGGAGCCGGAAGAAAGGGAGCCCTCGCTCGCGGAGAAGGGCAGCCGGACTGCGTTTGCACCGCAAGGAGAGAAAGGCGAAGAGGTAGGCGGCTCAGGtattctttcctgccttctgttAAGAGCCAGGAGCTGGGAGGGAGGGCAGGCTGGCTTCTGGTTTCCCCCTGATCTTGCTCCCAGGAATGATGCCTGATGGGTCCTCCCTGTTGTTAAGGCTTCATTGTTAACCTCTTTTGAGAGGAGTTTTCAAGAGAAGAAGGTTTGGATGGGATGGGTTCTCATTTTAGGAGTTCCTTTGGAAAGGTAGCTGCATGCTCACTTCCTGGATCAAAGTACtgcacagttatttatttatttatttatttgcggcatttatatactgaagcctactaacactgaggcctttctcccactgaggtctttctcctactgaggcctttctcccactgaggccttctcacactgaaggctctctcagactgatgccttcGTTCTcccagagcctcctctcacaccgaaattacacaggagcttcacatagtagctttacacacaagggCTTTAACCTGAggtttctctcaccaaagcttctcacaccaggcctcctcatactgaagcctttctcccactgaggccttctcacactgaaggccctctcagactgatgccttcGCTCTcccagagcctcctctcacaccgaaattacacaggagcttcacatagtagctttacacccAAGGGctttaacctggggcttctctcaccaaagctccTCACATCAGGACTTCTCAAATTGAAGTGCTGCctgattgtaagctgccttgtgtcACCTTTGAGTTCgagaaaggtggtatagaaatataatatataaataaacctaGGCCTAGTAGCACTGAGGTCTCCcttacactgaggcctttctcctgctgaggcctactcacacagagcgctctctcagactgagacctttctcccactgaggcctgcTCACACAGGGTGCTCTCTCAGAATGAAGCCTTTCTCCCGCTAAGGCCTTCTCACATAGAgcgctctctcagactgaggtctttctcccactgagacctgcTCAGACAGAgcgctctctcagactgaggcctttctcccgcTGAGGCCTGCTCACATAGAGCACTCTCTCAGAACGAAGCCTTTCTCCCGCTAAGGCCTTCTCACATAGAgcgctctctcagactgaggtctttctcccactgagacctgcTCAGACAGAgcgctctctcagactgaggcctttctcccgcTGAGGCCTGCTCACATAGAGCACTCTCTCAGAATGAAGCCTTTCTCCCGctaaggccttctcacacagagcgctctctcagactgagacctttctcccactgaggcctgcTCACACAGGGTGCTCTCTCAGAATGAAGCCTTTCTCCCGCTAAGGCCTTCTCACATAGAgcgctctctcagactgagggctttCTCCCGCTGAGGCCTGCTCACATAGAgcactctctcagactgagacctttctcccgcTGAGGCCTGCTCACATAGAgcgctctctcagactgaggcctttctcctgcTGAGGCCGGGTCACATAGAGCGCTCTcccagactgaggcctttctcccactaaggccttctcacatagaacgctctctcagactgaggcctttctcctgcTGAGGCCTGCTCACATAGAgcgctctctcagactgagacctttctcctgcTGAGGCCTGCTCACATAGAgcgctctctcagactgaggcctttctcctgcTGAGGCCGGCTCACATAGAacgctctctcagactgaggtctttctccTGCTGAGGCGTGCTCACACAGGacactctctcagactgaggcctttctcccactgaggccagcTCACACAGAgtgttctctcagactgaggtctttctccTGCTGAGGCCGGCTCACATAGAGCGCTctgtcagactgaggcctttctcccgcTGAGGCCTGCTCACACAGGGTGCTCTCTCAGGCTGAGTCCTtgctaatatttaatatttctgacactttCTTTGTATTCCGTAGCCTGACAGCTGCAGAAGAGGCGTGTGTGAATCAGTGGCCCAGGAAAAAGCAGCAGAAGCAGCCTCTGCCTTGGACCTGTTGCTGTCCGACAACAGTGTGGAGAAGGAAGACGACAGCATCAGTGAGGTAGAGGAGCCTTGTCCCATTCATCCTCCCAATAGCCTTTGGATGGAGGTCCCCCTTCTTCTCTGGTCCCTGGTTCCAGGCTGATCTCTTGCAGATGCATCCTTGCTTCAGAGGTGGGAGACCAGTGGGTGCAAATCCACTGGAAGGGCTTTCTCCCCACACAACAACCCCAGGGTGAGGTGGAGAGCCTCTTTTGTATCATTCTGGGTCCGTTCTTGGAGAAGAGGGGCTTGGAGCAGGCAGTAGCAGACCCTCCTCGCCTTTCAGGGCCCGCGGAGAGGAGCCCGGCTCCTCAGGAATCTCCACGTGGACGTCAGTGCCCTGGGCTCTGGCTCCGACGATGAGGTGGGTGCTTCCTGTGTCCAGAGGTGAGGGAGTGCCTTCCCTTGCTGAGCCAGGCTTCTCAAGGTCGCGGGTGATCATGAtaacaattataattataataatgtgttTCTTCAGTTGTAagatacacctgcaattctaagataCACCCCATTTTGAGAGATGTTTGTCTAGGGAAGAAAGTGTGTCTAagactggaaataataataatacccacctctccttatggctcgaGGCAGGGCACAACGTTGTGAAAATACATCTGTAACAGCACATATTCCAATACACACATAATTAAAAGGCATTGTTGGGTGAGAAGGCTTATCAACGAAGGCCCTCcccatgaatgtatagcagagtaacttattaacaGTGTCGTAACCCAGGATCAGTAGCCCAaagtaataaaaagaacaaaaacatacagaccaatgttttctcttccataggaggcttttctttatagcaaaataatatagttgtactatttacaagaacaaggtttcagtaacacaaagttctttatacttccttctttgcttccacgctgggcttctttctcatgtagataaacagcttcattctcacagagcctctcctcacaccaaagttacacaggagcttcatacAGTAGCTTTTTACGCAGCAGTCttcacactgaggcttctctcaccaaagcctcTCATACCAGGCTTTCTCAAACTGAGACCTACTTACaccaaggcctacctcacactgaggcctactaacacactgaggctcttctcccactgagacctctgACAGACTAAAGCCTTTCTCCCGCTGAACACcggccttctcataccgaggcctcTCAGTCTGACttctctctcatactgaggcctctcagtggctcctctctcacactgaggccttctcataccaagGCCTCTCAGTTTGActcctttctcacactgaggccttctcataccgaggcctcTCAGTCTGactcctctctcacactgaggccttctcataccgaggcctcTCAGTCTGACTCCTCTCTCACACGGAGGCTTTCTCattctgaggcctactaacacactagGGCCTATCATACTGAagcctctctcactgaggtctgctaacactgagCGCTCCCTCTGACTGAGGGCTGGTGATAGAAATGCTGAGTCTGAGGCCAagctgcttatatagaactacagcttttcctgagtcattgcatcaatttaaccctcacatttttgtaattaaatatacctagttaatttttcatATTTCTGACGGGCATGATGCCCAAGTTAATATACAAAGGGTGGCTCTGGCTGCTTCCCATTTCCCTCCAGAAAGGCAAGGCTTTGGCAGACCCTGCGGTGTGTTGCTTCCTCTTGCAGGGAGAAGTCTGGCTGCCCGGAGACGAAGTAAAACTCACGGAAGGCGGCGTGGAAGAGGGCCGGAGCCAAGGGTCAGTCGAGGCACCCAaaaggtacccccccccccccagagagcACAGACAGAGTGCCCACAAGAGCAGAACCCTCTGATTGGATGTCTGGTTCTCTTGAGCTGTGCATgaaccctttcttccctctcttctttagCCTTTAAGCTCTGGTGCTGTGGCAGATTGTTTCTGCACCTCTTGCTTTTTCTCCTGGTTGAACTATTGCAGTGGAGGGTGGTGCCTGGGGTCTCCTCGTTGCCCAGTCTGTTCCCAGTGGCCGTTATTGTGGATCTGTTTCCCCTGGTGATAGAAATGCTGAGTCTGAGGCCAAACCAATGATGCCCCGGAAAGAAGAGGGCTCCGCAGAAGACAAAGTGGAGGACGCTTCCGCTGGCAAAGGACAGGCCTTGTCTTTGCAACATGCAAAACAAGCTGCGATCCAGCGCTTCCCGGAACAGCTGCggcaagaagaggaggaagagactcAGGGGTTCCATCAGCAGAAGGAGGAGGCCCTTCAGTGagctccagacacacacacacaccccaactccTTGGGAAAGGGGCTTGGATGATGGGCCCCAATCAAAGGAGAGCCATGCGGACACAGCGCTTGGTCTTCCTCCACATTCAGCGTTGTGCTCCTGTGGCAGCAAGGAGCTGGCTTCAAGCTGAGACCCTCCTCCTTGTCCCTTAGATCCTTGAAATGTGAGCTGGAGAATGCCAGGCGGGAAGAAGAGCGGAGCCTGCGGGAGAAGGCCCTTCAGGAGCTAGAGGCACTCCGTACCCAAATCTGTTCTGAAacggaggcagagaaggagaggcTCAGGTACCCACCTCAGTTGGCTGTAACATTGCCTGgcatctccttccttcattccatctCTTATCTATGACAGTATATCTTTCTATTTCCTTGCAACCCAACAGCCCCTTGATGAACCTTCCAACTGGTAATTGTAAGGGAGGGCATCCTTTTAAGTGGGAAACATGCATAGCCTTTGCCAGCTGCCTGAGGAAGGGCAGCAGCCACAGTaacctttccacagaagcaacAGGCGAGGCGGGAGAACCCCGAAAACGAGCCCCTGTACAGGTGTTTCGGTGTCCAAATGATGGGTGCCATGGCCATGGAGACACCCCGCGCAGGTGTTCCAGCAGCCGGGCAATGGGTGGTGCTGCTTGTTAAAGGCATTGTCAGTGTTAAGAGGCTGCTTTTCTGACAGCAGAAGCTGGGCCCCATATTTCAGCCTCCGGACACTTGTCCTCTGGTGCTGAAGAGGAGACATTCTCTTCCTGAGCCACTCTCTTCCTGACAGGGAGGAACTGGAGTCCCTTCGGCGGTCGGAGGAGCAGGCACTGAGGGAGGAGGCGCGCCTTTCCCTGGAACGGATGAAGCGAGAGGCGGAGGCTGCTCAGGAGGCCCAGGAGGCAGAGCTGGAGCAGGACCTCCAGAAAGCCGTGAGCGAGCGGAAGGAAAGACTGTGCCAGGAAAAGGAGGCGGTGAGGAGGTTCTTCATCTCTGTCTGCTTGCCTGCCCCATGCCAGAGCATTGCCCATAAGAAGCCCGGAAGCTGGCCACCAGAGAGAGGGCATGGCTGCCCCAGAGGCACAGGCTGTCACATATAGTAGCACTGCCAGGGCTCTCTCTTGGCTCTCGTCTTCATTCATAAACCATTTTCTGAGTTGGCAGGGAATTCCATAATTTCCACTTAGCATGGTGCCATCTGGTTTTCATCCCTGTACTGTTTTAGTGGGTGACTTTCTTCCATTTTACTCTTTGGCCCTTCTAATTGTGAGTTAAGGTCCTCCAAATATCATTGCCTTTTCTCAGAGGACAGTTGTTCAGTCCCATAACTGCTTGGTACAGTCTCAGTGTTTTTCTTTTAGGTCAGGCCATCATTAAAGTAACAATATGTCCATTTAATTTTAACATGTTTATCCCATTGGAAAGGGCTCTCAAAAGGTCCAAGCAGGCTTTCTTGTAGATTATACCTCTTAAACCaacttgtttttttcctttttggtaaATGTTGAAAATCTCGTCTGGCTCTGCCATCTCCTTTTTGTTTGAGATGTAAGtcagccccattttttaaaaaaaatgcggTGATAATTGCCTATAAAACACCCTTGAAGGGGTATTATGCCTCATAACATCTCCAAATGTGATAGAAATGGTCTTAAATGGCCCCCAAAAGATGGAAACTTGAACATTGAGGGCTATGTGAAAGGATCCTGTCATTCTCTGGAAGATTGGGAGTTGACCacccagtttgtgtgtgtgttgtgtgtttgAGTCAACTGTACAGCACTCGCCAGTTTTATTTGAACGCTTTGGCCATTTCCACACCCATAGCCTCTTTTTATAGCACTACTTTACTTTTGTTCTCACCTATCACTCCCGGTCATTTTGCCCAAGGGACAATCCTTAGAGGGCCTTGCAACCCTGCCCCTCCATTTTGGGAACAGGCCGCTGATGTGGGATCCTCTCTTCTTTTCCAGGCCCTACAACAACTAGAAGCCCAGTTTGCTGTAGAGACCGAGCTGCAGAGAGTGGCGGCCCAGGAAGTGCACGAGAAGGTacagtgctggtggcctttgcctCCTTCCGTTTCCAGGCCCAAGCCTCCATTGATCCTCTTTGTGCTCTTTGCACAGGCCCTCTCTGCACTCCAAAGGCAGATAGCAGAGGCTCAGCAAAAGGCAGAGGCAGAATTGCAGGAGGAGCTGGAATGCGCAGAGCAACAAGTGCAGCGGAAGAGGCATCAAGTGGCAGAATACGACCGAGAGGTAAAGAGGGCTGGACCAAAGCGCATTGCCATCCCACAGCTCAGCGGCTCTGAGTTGGAGTGACATCTGTGACACCTGGCTAAACTGTCCACTGAGGTCAAGGCAACAGAATTGTCCCTCACAGCCTTTTCATCTGGGTTGGGTGTCCAAGAGGGTCTCAGAAAGACCTGGGAGCTTCCTTCCAAAGAGGGTGCCATCAAGGAGGTGAGAGAGAGGCCTGGAATCCTCTTGTGGGATCCCAGTCAGATGAGGAATGCCAGTTGAAAGCACAGGGACTTACGAAGCACTGCAGGGAAGCAGCAGGAAGGACGAGGCCCTTGCACCATTGCAGGACAGCGGTAGTGTccttccgtggttgcccagggcACTGCCAGTGGTCTCAGAGTGGCACAGCTTGTGCAAGAGACACCCCTTACTCCTGATCCATGGGCCATTGTGCTGGGTCTCAGAGGAGTGACACCATAAAGGCCCTTGAAGACCACCTGCTTCTTggagaatcctaaagttggaagggacctggtCTGGTCTCTCCTGTGGCTTTTTGTGAGGAAGAAAGTGCCATTCGCCCAGGAAGGCCTTGTGTTTTGCTGCCTCCTCAGCTCAGTGACCTCCTGAGGGAGAAGCGGCAGGAAGTGGAGCGGGATCACACGAAGCGGCTGGAGAAGGTGCAGGAGGCACACCGGGAGGCCTTGGCAGAGATCCAGGTGCAGCACCAGGAGGAGGTGAGCCCTGAGGGCAGACCTGTTGAGCGAGTGGGCTTATTGACAAAAGACACTTCCCACTTATTagtagcagcatgacccagcaccggTAGCCAATGTGATTAAAAGAACAACAATACACAGGCTAACATTATATCTTCTGTAGGAGGCTTTTCATTAtagaaaataatatggttgcactatttacaagaacaaggttcccataacacaaacaaagttctttatacttccttctttgcttccacactgggcttcgttctcatgcagataaatagcttcgctctcacagagcctcttctcacactgaacttacacaggagcttcacacaggagctttatacacacaacagccttctcacactgaagctccacacacaatggccttcaactGGGGTTTCTCTCACCAAAACTACTCACACCacaccttctcatactgaggtgcATTTAAacggaggcctttctcccactgaggccttctcacactgagggctctctcagactgacgcctctctcccactgaggtgaactaactaacactgaggcctacccatactgaggcctactaacacactgaagcccttctcccacagagacctctcacagactgagggctactaagctacaggcacacctgcttatattgaactgcagctttttctGAGTCATTACATCCATTTAACCCTATCAGTGCTTTACTCACGTTTTTGtaactaaaaataatatttaatatttcggACAAGACCTAGGGGTCTTGTTGCCAGCAAGGAAGTGGGTGCCATGATTCCTTGTGGGACAGTGAGGCCCagaaattggggggagggggtggtcaGGAGCAAAACCGGCTGGCCTCCTGACTGAGAGTGGACCACTGTGCTCTGTCTGTGGCAGGAGAGGAGGCGGCGGGAGGAACTGCAGAGCCAGCTGCAGGAGGAGCGGGAGCACCTGAGAGCCAGCCACGAAGCTGAGGTGGAAGCCTTGCGGAGGAAGCACGCCGAGCAGTTGAGGGACCTGTGcaggagccaaaaggaagaggtACCGGGGGCCGGGGGCAGGCCAGCTTCCTTTGGAGAACATgggaatccaccccccccccccccccccggcagagGCTCAGGCTCTCCCTTGGATCTCTTTACACAGGAGGAAAAGACGGCCTTGGAAAGGGAGTTCCGAGTTCAGGAGGCGCAGGCAAAAGCTGCCCAGCTCCAAGCCCAGGTGAGAGGGTCTGGGGCCTTTGGGGGAGGATCCTTCTTTTGGAGCCTcccttcctcctgctgctgcccTTGCACAGAAGTCCTTTGTCATGGAAGTATTGCCAGGCACCCCTTGCAGCATCTTGCTGCCTCATTTTGGGAAGGAAGTGGCTATGGTGACAGAACCTGGAGGCCCACCAAACTGGCAAACTCTTTGGTCACCACTGCATACTCCCTGTCTCTTTCTCTGGGCAGGAAGAGGCCTGGAAGAGAAGGAAACAGCAGCTcttggaggaggagaagcaactgGAGCAACAGAGGAAGGTGTGTCCATTCTTCCAGCTCTGACAAGGGTGGGGCAACAGTGGCCAGGACATCCACCTGCCTCTCCAAGCTAGGCCTTGGGTCTCACACCCCCTACAGCTCTGGAGTAGAGGAAGTGCCCTGCTGGCCAGGGGAAGAAAACAATTGCTGTGggcagtcatttatttatttatttactctgcttatataccgccgttcccagcccgagggcgactcacagctgTTTAcacaataagaacagcaaaaattcaacgatataatataaaaaacag
This portion of the Anolis sagrei isolate rAnoSag1 chromosome 7, rAnoSag1.mat, whole genome shotgun sequence genome encodes:
- the CEP164 gene encoding centrosomal protein of 164 kDa isoform X5, with the protein product MAGPVAAAAALRIGDQLILEEDYDEAYIPSQREIQEFARVIGIDPEAEPELLWLAREGIVAPLPAEWKPCQDVTGDIYYFNFATGQSSWDHPCDERYRQLVAQERERRLDPGGGGGGGGGLQKRPGKQRKKDKRKKKGEEILLLKREVQSESGLLPSASFYRTLSPASSSGRASPDLEPQGSLTARQEPFLRGPKGRSSAVPLEPSDPLRLLPAGASGKLQPLSLAKPSRTHQILADVEKILGRASSSAGRHDAGHPPRQDAATEVRCAAAGVFSDSELEDTESPRGAQRHFRTLKEPLRGAPADDHSLGTESPPRGGLLLEVVTLGKEQGDISALEGHSPVDALSGERDGSLRPAVAAEVPTARSAASLQPSSAQDEDGVSHSLGNGLRLLDGRRRKGLPEQRHATELDRSGGEAGEQGAAPVAVPGLRVEAEAGAQASPEPFPSTKVDSGGGSVGSSLVDHLASQVLGEVDNFSWDLQSSHDTDRPADPAAKRPFLQALHSQTHSSSEDLSESECFSEDQKFHQHMLHMVKRSRRVKHPLAKPFSQSPGAAQEDSREAVVSGTGSPRGPLSAAKEPEEREPSLAEKGSRTAFAPQGEKGEEPDSCRRGVCESVAQEKAAEAASALDLLLSDNSVEKEDDSISEGEVWLPGDEVKLTEGGVEEGRSQGNAESEAKPMMPRKEEGSAEDKVEDASAGKGQALSLQHAKQAAIQRFPEQLRQEEEEETQGFHQQKEEALQSLKCELENARREEERSLREKALQELEALRTQICSETEAEKERLREELESLRRSEEQALREEARLSLERMKREAEAAQEAQEAELEQDLQKAVSERKERLCQEKEAALQQLEAQFAVETELQRVAAQEVHEKALSALQRQIAEAQQKAEAELQEELECAEQQVQRKRHQVAEYDRELSDLLREKRQEVERDHTKRLEKVQEAHREALAEIQVQHQEEERRRREELQSQLQEEREHLRASHEAEVEALRRKHAEQLRDLCRSQKEEEEKTALEREFRVQEAQAKAAQLQAQEEAWKRRKQQLLEEEKQLEQQRKEVALALEESRKEQESLAETVRRLLQEVAEIQKQKAVLGSQVEQLRKEASELEEAAKGKQGLLSPGEGGSPKPSPKEEEEEELRLEDLQDSSSVASPREMECKAPKDNEESNGLLDQVRHYISAEGSSLKTTKEFLVRQTHSMRKRQTVLRAAKQHWSHDLQDPGRSQVLEGVRRSLEEEARQLEEVRSAVRKGQALLRKKEERLAQLESSLMEELSDEDTLKGGACKKVVTFDLSDSEDTSSLMSGNGSSHKTLGLKPELRLPPLDKIQCLTDSLQRITSELNRVLGLLSTFSAQQPLPIAPGRGPASPLPKEGAPLAAYPSLPRTSAGPHWAWGICSAPAAPSFAPAGQSVDNMLTEKWRKYFPGVFPLPRGGPGALSGKLSLVTPDDPLRLFPQPPFRGSEAEKQNIQGMIDANRKWLESVKQDSRAPLLPSGHKSPLGAHPGVVQLGLDENNQIKAYHF